A window of Macrobrachium rosenbergii isolate ZJJX-2024 chromosome 15, ASM4041242v1, whole genome shotgun sequence contains these coding sequences:
- the LOC136846587 gene encoding uncharacterized protein: MASAALNAGLLEALVVSRGATSQNSGDSNNHPGSPNSTGEEPTPNHHSYLHAHFQGVTSHFSSEVDAHDVSTSGGDVTTEDDEGSLNDPISNYYRSLGEEQQLSASAKKRRKQSKPVRLPTPQGEPGVTQETAASKQEEAQFDSEMSNPSAEGDDNITCQHCNLEVPTEDSLRRHIIEEHIGQLLNDDVTRQHQQQRHQQHMKLELEPGEQRIRESEGTPLNLSSPKWDDRPSSRHHGGFSPPTSVPMPPSFNDVKLSLPNLLPLGPPPFLLPFIHPEHERYHGIPHSQQTSSPSSSSGQQNRIFNQEAYCELCHKEFCNKYFLKTHKANKHGIYSPEVSSSPTGIPSGHSTPLGPTVPLTSPLGPSISAGNIPGSPYAGAFITANMNTLPLRPLLPTQHSANKMMSANKDSSASNKTGGVINLEAYCELCQKEFCNKYFLKRHKAKIHGISIDVVIKPKNHGQIPPRVAPDRPEGWCDACRRDIGGRVALNAHKLQAHGPHIVAPLPSPHNTSPQTARNPRTPTPKESRKDFPDHRELRDYFSPWDAMKDPREVSRESWDGEVPRDIRESKDGPIRSPWDRPLGSPWDGVREIPRNDPHRESAKENSSDLVNNQDFHRNEPWNNEDNHRGDHHDKHSGRGRLPSIGNVSDTNEFPLDKNDIQAIREQHHRDWEMRQKALEHQRERERQFIKLEQDRELQAREREHQQREDQQREQAHLQWERERERELMMLREQQLEMGMHERERENQSDMKHLHQLEIKQESQEGDSVQHNSDKQNEEKITHEKNHFETDRNSTEPDSLEEGQVTITNKETTNLEKSPENRGPAEDQDKFLERDERSTEGGGSRHKDSRNEGCDVRSVGQEGSSYESREEPMDGREINRDPSREGHRTPGSSSADDNSRDTGIIARVGQPAMVQAPPGTKFTPEQLRQLGVINPDAFCELCCKEFCNKYFLRTHRIKKHGIYTPEFSDRSKAQHKDNSHLNLARLLERQAFDLRPALPDIEGDLECELCRRPFPSPYLLQMHKYYFHGPGQEAVQHEQLALHPQPSPHEQLRQLALHAQQQARQQHHQQQQHKAKVQEHQRRLQEHHDKFQYQREEEKEQLQFDHEKRMSESTSEEGEIERPEEIPRPSVIESAGSGESDASEDLRKLQSMILQLNRQGEMSLRCRLCNKDVGNKYFLRAHMMTEHGILGNEDVSVSTPASEGAQTPKTPCEPNPKSSSPTTPSGENQAFCNLCKKDFFSRYILQQHMLSTHGVFTPPAPPASFMERIRAEVESREDRKPQSTSRSYCEICNKELCNKYFMKTHMLKMHGINLENGVSGGVTCDLCNKELCSKYFLRVHKQNTHGLVEEGREEGEGIDRSEIESCPLCPRLFKNRKWLKTHLTSDHDDIGKEKWREIEATMVPREPIQKRGPSCSICGQCLPDLVSLQLHVIKNHGTHESIMESAQRTAAASEEAKAHPLQCSLCPFTTSTPALLVAHAHTHAQGMPSLPGVLGQTIPCPLCSQVLPNFEAYQHHLLQHQLQGLLKPLFEKETLSSESNTQGPYEPSMNKDEFVEAQTKPRRHKKRWRCSQCGRKFKSRVLCLTHVHATHNPRARGTWLGRPAVQRRLYKCRKCGAVARRLTALRQHIREQHRTGPSVPTSHATPTKPKTAGRFVMQPFLLNNESGEDGDGEEGRNEKHTLSECQFVPSLVYLPVARRVQHPLTVSFSLTPA, encoded by the coding sequence ATGGCATCAGCAGCACTGAATGCAGGGCTGCTGGAGGCTTTAGTGGTGTCTCGTGGTGCTACGTCTCAGAACTCTGGGGATTCTAACAATCACCCAGGATCTCCCAACAGCACAGGTGAAGAACCTACTCCAAACCATCACTCCTACCTGCATGCCCACTTCCAGGGCGTGACTTCTCATTTCAGCAGTGAAGTTGATGCGCACGACGTTTCCACCTCTGGAGGAGACGTCACAACAGAAGACGACGAGGGAAGTCTAAACGATCCAATATCCAACTATTACAGATCATTAGGAGAGGAACAGCAGCTTTCAGCGTCAGCTAAGAAGAGGCGTAAGCAGAGTAAACCTGTTCGCCTTCCTACACCTCAAGGAGAACCTGGTGTCACACAGGAAACTGCTGCTAGTAAACAAGAGGAAGCACAGTTTGACTCTGAAATGTCAAATCCATCAGCAGAAGGTGATGACAATATTACTTGCCAACACTGCAACTTAGAGGTCCCTACCGAAGACAGTCTCAGGCGTCACATCATTGAAGAGCACATTGGGCAACTGTTGAATGATGATGTGACTCGTCAGCATCAACAACAGCGTCATCAACAGCACATGAAGCTTGAATTGGAACCAGGTGAACAAAGAATTCGAGAGAGCGAGGGCACTCCTCTCAATCTTTCTAGTCCTAAGTGGGATGATCGCCCATCTTCTAGGCATCATGGAGGATTTAGTCCACCAACTAGTGTACCCATGCCGCCTTCATTTAATGATGTAAAGCTTAGTTTGCCTAATCTTCTACCATTAGGACCTCCtccatttttattaccttttatacATCCAGAACATGAGAGGTATCATGGTATTCCCCATTCACAGCagacttcctctccctcttcttctagTGGCCAACAAAATCGAATATTTAACCAAGAAGCATATTGTGAACTGTGCCATAAAGAATTCTGTAACAAATATTTCCTGAAAACTCATAAAGCAAATAAACACGGAATATACTCCCCTGAAGTTAGTAGCTCTCCCACAGGTATTCCTTCTGGGCATTCTACTCCTCTTGGTCCCACAGTTCCCCTAACTTCACCACTAGGCCCTAGCATTAGTGCAGGAAATATACCTGGGTCACCATATGCTGGTGCTTTCATAACAGCTAATATGAACACCCTCCCACTTCGTCCTTTATTGCCAACACAACACAGTGCTAACAAAATGATGTCAGCAAACAAAGACTCTAGTGCTAGTAATAAAACAGGGGGTGTTATTAACTTGGAAGCCTACTGTGAATTGTGTCAAAAAGAATTCTGTAATAAATACTTTCTGAAACGTCACAAGGCAAAAATTCATGGCATTAGCATTGATGTAGTTATTAAGCCAAAAAATCATGGTCAGATTCCTCCCAGAGTAGCTCCAGATCGCCCAGAAGGGTGGTGTGATGCTTGCCGCAGAGACATTGGTGGTCGTGTAGCTCTCAATGCCCATAAACTACAAGCACATGGCCCTCATATTGTTGCGCCTCTGCCTTCACCTCACAATACATCTCCTCAAACAGCAAGGAATCCAAGGACTCCTACACCAAAAGAGTCACGCAAAGACTTTCCAGATCACAGGGAATTGCGAGACTATTTCAGCCCCTGGGATGCAATGAAAGACCCTCGTGAAGTAAGCAGAGAATCCTGGGATGGTGAAGTTCCAAGAGATATCAGAGAATCAAAAGATGGTCCTATTCGAAGTCCTTGGGATAGGCCTTTGGGCTCACCTTGGGATGGGGTTCGAGAAATACCAAGAAATGATCCCCACAGGGAATCAGCAAAGGAAAACTCTTCAGATCTAGTGAATAACCAGGACTTCCATAGGAATGAGCCATGGAATAATGAAGATAATCATAGAGGCGACCATCATGACAAGCACAGTGGCAGGGGTAGATTACCTTCAATTGGCAATGTTTCTGATACAAATGAATTTCCACTAGATAAAAACGACATTCAGGCAATAAGAGAACAACATCATCGGGACTGGGAAATGCGACAGAAAGCTTTGGAACATCAAAGAGAAAGGGAACGTCAATTTATTAAACTTGAACAAGATCGCGAATTGCAAGCTCGAGAAAGAGAACACCAGCAAAGAGAAGACCAACAAAGGGAACAAGCACATTTgcaatgggaaagagagagagaaagggaattaATGATGTTGAGAGAACAGCAATTAGAAATGGGAATGCATGAGAGAGAACGTGAAAATCAATCAGATATGAAACACCTGCACCAATTAGAAATTAAGCAAGAGAGCCAAGAGGGTGATAGTGTACAACATAACAGTGACAAACAGAATGAAGAAAAGATAActcatgaaaaaaatcattttgaaaccgACAGAAATTCCACAGAACCAGACTCCTTAGAAGAAGGGCAAGTAACTATAACTAACAAAGAAACCACTAATCTTGAGAAATCACCAGAAAACAGAGGACCAGCTGAAGATCAGGATAAGTTTCTGGAGAGAGATGAAAGAAGTACTGAAGGAGGAGGTAGCAGGCACAAAGATAGCAGAAATGAAGGCTGTGATGTTAGATCTGTAGGGCAAGAAGGAAGTAGCTATGAAAGCCGTGAAGAACCAATGGATGGTCGTGAGATAAACAGGGATCCTAGTAGGGAAGGACACAGAACTCCAGGGAGTAGTAGTGCTGATGATAACTCTAGAGATACAGGAATTATTGCAAGAGTAGGGCAGCCAGCAATGGTTCAAGCCCCACCTGGCACTAAATTTACTCCTGAACAGCTTAGACAGTTAGGTGTTATAAATCCTGATGCCTTCTGTGAACTTTGCTGCAAAGAGTTttgcaacaaatattttcttcGCACTCATCGTATTAAAAAACATGGTATATACACACCAGAATTTTCAGACAGGTCCAAGGCTCAACATAAAGATAATTCTCATCTTAACTTAGCTCGTCTACTAGAACGTCAAGCTTTTGATTTACGCCCTGCCCTCCCAGATATTGAAGGTGATCTTGAGTGTGAACTTTGTCGTAGACCTTTCCCTAGCCCATATCTTTTACAGATGCACAAGTACTATTTCCATGGTCCTGGACAAGAAGCAGTGCAGCATGAGCAACTTGCTCTTCATCCTCAACCATCTCCACATGAACAACTCCGCCAGTTAGCATTACATGCCCAACAACAAGCAAGACAGcagcatcatcaacaacaacagcataaaGCTAAAGTACAAGAGCACCAAAGACGTCTACAAGAACATCATGATAAATTTCAAtatcagagagaagaagaaaaagaacaactgCAGTTTGATCATGAGAAAAGAATGAGTGAAAGTACCTCAGAAGAAGGAGAGATAGAAAGACCAGAAGAAATACCTCGTCCATCTGTTATTGAATCAGCAGGATCTGGTGAATCTGATGCCAGTGAAGACTTAAGAAAGTTACAGTCCATGATACTACAACTAAATCGTCAAGGAGAGATGAGCCTGAGGTGTCGACTTTGTAACAAAGATGTTGGAAATAAATACTTTTTGAGAGCTCACATGATGACAGAACATGGCATTCTTGGGAATGAAGATGTTTCTGTATCTACTCCAGCAAGTGAAGGAGCGCAAACTCCCAAAACCCCATGTGAACCTAATCCCAAATCATCTTCCCCTACTACACCTTCAGGGGAAAACCAGGCATTTTGTAATCTCTGTAAGAAGGATTTCTTCTCTCGTTATATTCTACAACAGCACATGCTAAGTACTCATGGTGTGTTCAcacctcctgctcctcctgcaTCCTTCATGGAAAGAATACGAGCAGAAGTAGAGAGTCGAGAAGACAGAAAGCCCCAATCTACTTCTCGCTCATATTGTGAAATATGTAATAAGGAACTCTGCAATAAGTACTTTATGAAAACGCACATGTTAAAAATGCACGGAATCAACTTAGAAAATGGAGTGTCTGGTGGGGTAACATGTGATCTATGCAACAAAGAGCTTTGCAGCAAATATTTCTTGCGagttcataaacaaaacactCATGGCCTAGTAGAAGAAGgtagggaggaaggagagggaatTGATAGGTCAGAGATAGAATCATGTCCTCTTTGTCCTCGTTTATTTAAGAATCGAAAATGGTTAAAGACTCATTTAACTAGCGATCATGATGATATAGGAAAGGAAAAATGGCGTGAAATAGAAGCCACTATGGTACCTCGAGAGCCTATCCAAAAACGTGGTCCATCCTGCAGTATTTGTGGCCAGTGTTTGCCTGATTTAGTTTCTCTCCAACTTCATGTTATAAAGAACCATGGCACACATGAAAGTATTATGGAATCTGCGCAACGCACAGCAGCAGCATCAGAGGAGGCTAAAGCACATCCTTTACAGTGCTCATTATGTCCATTCACAACTTCTACACCAGCACTTTTGGTTGCTCATGCACATACACATGCTCAAGGTATGCCATCCCTTCCCGGAGTATTAGGACAGACTATCCCATGTCCATTATGCTCACAAGTATTACCAAACTTTGAAGCTTATCAGCACCATTTATTACAGCATCAACTTCAAGGTCTTTTAAAGCCTctgtttgaaaaagaaacattatctTCAGAGTCAAACACACAGGGACCATATGAACCTTCAATGAACAAGGATGAGTTTGTAGAAGCGCAGACCAAACCAAGAAGACATAAAAAGAGGTGGCGTTGCTCACAGTGTGGAAGAAAATTCAAGTCAAGAGTATTGTGCCTAACTCATGTGCATGCCACTCACAACCCAAGGGCACGAGGAACATGGTTAGGTCGACCAGCTGTTCAACGCAGGCTATATAAATGCAGAAAATGTGGTGCAGTTGCGAGACGGCTTACAGCACTTAGGCAGCATATAAGAGAGCAACATCGCACAGGACCTAGTGTTCCAACTAGTCATGCTACTCCAACTAAGCCAAAAACTGCTGGACGGTTTGTAATGCAAccttttttgttaaataatgaaAGTGGTGAAGATGGTGATGGtgaggaaggaagaaatgaaaagcatACTCTTTCTGAATGTCAGTTTGTACCATCACTGGTATACCTTCCTGTAGCACGCCGTGTTCAGCATCCTCTAACTGTCTCCTTTAGTCTCACTCCAGCGTGA